One region of Candidatus Neomarinimicrobiota bacterium genomic DNA includes:
- a CDS encoding YccF domain-containing protein — MSLLGNLLWIIFGGGIFIFLEYMISGLLMCLTIIGIPFGIQSMKLSILGLFPFGVKIEHGNSADSPLSLIMNVIWILLGGIWISLTHVIFAILTAVTIIGIPFAKQHLKLARLAFTPFGIELR; from the coding sequence ATGAGCCTTCTCGGCAACCTACTCTGGATAATTTTTGGCGGTGGGATCTTCATTTTCCTGGAATATATGATCAGCGGCCTACTGATGTGCTTGACGATTATCGGAATACCGTTCGGTATTCAGTCGATGAAACTTTCAATTTTGGGGCTTTTCCCGTTTGGCGTAAAAATTGAGCACGGCAATTCAGCAGACAGCCCGCTTTCGCTGATTATGAACGTTATCTGGATTCTGCTTGGTGGTATCTGGATTTCCCTGACTCATGTCATATTTGCCATATTGACCGCAGTTACCATTATCGGTATCCCGTTCGCAAAACAGCATTTAAAGCTCGCCCGGTTGGCCTTCACACCTTTTGGCATTGAATTACGATAA
- a CDS encoding alpha-L-fucosidase, producing MNMMTSADRIIPCRLILVLVIALPAFISGQETEVPGVCTAEHEHFRDRLEPAPVDGGFRMEDYWIWGASVIKGDDGRYHMFASRWPRALPFTPHWLTNSEIVRAVSDTPEGPYEFQEVVLPPRGTEYWDGKMTHNPVIRKVDDTYLLFYTGTTYDYPMPTPDNPTTSDSDLKLDAHKHERIGLATAKSVTGPWKRRDEPILDVRPGTWERYLVSNASPLVKPDGTILLYYKGVAKLRHHAISVAKAEHFEGPYQRIFEKPFDVGVGAEDPTMWYENGKYHALMMDTQREYSPKEIYYASSEDGMYWETAPNPVTVSKHILFEDGEYRRRRSTERPQILVENGKATHVFFATAEVVDGRRHTWNMVIPLKTQSEVKDRLAWWRKSRVGLSVIWGLYSAAGDGSTDIPGEDMMKREQISVDEYFRLTEQWDPGNFNPETIVSAAKNAGMRYIVFSAKLRDGFAMFNSETSSYNVARTAEIPVDPVAALAEECRKQGVKFGLSYSLGTDWHYTRSNMGAWEFADSSNADYENYIEEKVNPQIRELLTNYGQIDLLVFDSPGPTTIRQSIELEMTAKRLQPDLIVNTGLGNGVGDYCVLNQKAAPTDSIPAAWELTGFVSGKQAKAIVQEITETAGYGGNYRLQISLDSGGSVPEVTLSKLNSVGKMVLEHEEAIYGRGSRE from the coding sequence ATGAACATGATGACCTCGGCGGACAGGATAATTCCGTGCCGTCTGATTTTGGTTCTTGTCATAGCATTACCAGCCTTTATCTCGGGACAGGAAACTGAAGTTCCGGGAGTGTGCACGGCGGAGCACGAGCATTTCAGGGATCGTCTGGAACCCGCACCGGTAGACGGCGGATTCCGTATGGAAGACTACTGGATTTGGGGCGCCTCAGTTATCAAAGGGGACGACGGACGCTATCACATGTTCGCCTCACGGTGGCCCCGGGCGCTGCCGTTCACGCCACACTGGTTGACGAATTCGGAAATTGTCCGGGCGGTATCTGACACGCCTGAAGGGCCGTACGAGTTCCAGGAAGTTGTGTTGCCGCCGCGTGGAACCGAATATTGGGATGGCAAGATGACCCATAACCCGGTTATCAGGAAGGTGGACGATACCTACCTGCTATTCTATACCGGCACAACCTACGACTATCCCATGCCGACGCCGGACAACCCGACTACCAGCGATTCTGACCTGAAACTGGATGCGCACAAGCACGAACGTATCGGGCTGGCTACGGCAAAATCGGTCACCGGACCCTGGAAGCGCCGCGATGAGCCGATACTGGATGTACGTCCCGGCACATGGGAGCGTTACCTGGTGAGTAATGCCTCGCCGCTGGTGAAGCCGGATGGCACCATTCTGCTCTATTACAAGGGGGTAGCAAAGTTGCGCCATCACGCCATTAGTGTAGCGAAGGCGGAGCATTTCGAAGGTCCGTACCAACGGATTTTCGAAAAACCGTTCGATGTGGGAGTCGGCGCCGAGGATCCCACCATGTGGTACGAGAACGGCAAGTACCATGCCCTCATGATGGATACTCAGCGGGAATATTCTCCCAAGGAAATTTATTATGCTTCCTCTGAAGACGGTATGTACTGGGAAACGGCGCCGAATCCGGTGACCGTATCCAAGCATATACTGTTTGAGGACGGAGAATACCGGCGGAGACGCAGTACCGAACGCCCGCAGATTCTCGTGGAAAATGGGAAGGCAACCCATGTGTTCTTCGCTACCGCCGAAGTGGTAGACGGCAGGCGTCACACCTGGAATATGGTGATCCCGTTGAAGACGCAGTCCGAAGTCAAAGACCGGCTGGCATGGTGGAGAAAGAGCCGCGTAGGCTTGTCTGTGATATGGGGCCTGTACTCGGCGGCCGGTGACGGGAGCACTGATATCCCCGGTGAAGATATGATGAAGCGAGAGCAAATTTCCGTTGATGAATATTTTAGACTCACAGAGCAATGGGATCCCGGAAACTTTAACCCGGAGACAATTGTAAGTGCTGCGAAAAACGCCGGAATGCGATATATTGTTTTCTCAGCCAAGCTCCGCGACGGTTTCGCTATGTTCAACTCCGAGACCAGCTCCTACAATGTTGCCCGTACCGCAGAAATCCCGGTTGATCCGGTGGCAGCCCTGGCAGAAGAATGCCGGAAACAGGGAGTAAAATTCGGCCTCTCCTATTCGCTGGGTACCGACTGGCACTATACCAGGTCAAATATGGGCGCATGGGAGTTTGCGGATTCCTCCAACGCGGATTATGAAAATTACATTGAAGAAAAAGTGAATCCACAGATCCGGGAATTATTAACGAATTACGGTCAAATAGATTTACTGGTGTTTGATTCGCCCGGGCCAACTACCATACGCCAGAGCATCGAATTGGAAATGACGGCAAAGCGGCTACAGCCGGACCTAATCGTCAATACCGGGCTTGGTAACGGTGTCGGCGACTATTGTGTACTAAATCAAAAAGCCGCTCCAACCGATTCGATACCAGCCGCGTGGGAATTGACCGGTTTTGTCTCAGGGAAGCAGGCGAAAGCAATTGTACAGGAGATTACGGAGACTGCGGGATACGGCGGGAATTACCGCCTGCAAATTTCACTCGACTCCGGAGGCAGTGTCCCAGAAGTAACTTTGTCAAAACTAAATTCTGTCGGGAAGATGGTTCTGGAACATGAGGAAGCAATCTACGGGAGAGGCTCAAGGGAATAG
- a CDS encoding response regulator has translation MPNATIKICVIDDDDNVRNLISNALTKNGYRVQDFSTGSAGVSYVREHIASIDLVITDLRLPDISGIKVREQLSDIAPELPVIGMSALINEPGLSEKYLEVFQAMMSKPFQFSELLDKVDKTLGLSNPDG, from the coding sequence ATGCCGAATGCAACGATCAAAATCTGTGTCATCGATGATGATGATAATGTCCGAAATTTAATCTCCAATGCCCTGACCAAAAACGGGTACAGGGTTCAGGACTTTTCTACCGGATCAGCAGGAGTTTCCTACGTTCGTGAACATATTGCCAGTATTGACCTGGTCATCACTGATTTGCGACTCCCTGATATCTCCGGAATCAAGGTCAGGGAACAATTATCGGACATTGCACCTGAACTCCCGGTAATTGGGATGAGTGCACTAATTAATGAACCAGGCCTCTCAGAGAAATATCTTGAAGTCTTTCAGGCAATGATGAGTAAACCGTTTCAGTTTTCTGAACTATTAGATAAGGTAGATAAAACGTTAGGATTGTCAAATCCCGACGGATAA
- a CDS encoding T9SS type A sorting domain-containing protein — protein sequence MRKSFLYWGIYFLLIPAFMQAQQVAFPGAEGFGAYTTGGRGGSVYEVTNLNNSGPGSLREGVRMNNVTIVFRVSGYIDLQSTLEITGSNITIAGQTAPDDGICVRYYPTNIQGNNVIIRYMRFRLGDKNNLSSDAFNTNDRENIIIDHCSFSWGGDEVVSWYGNENMTVQYCMMGEGLDYNNHSMVGLWGGQTSYHHNLIYSSGTRHPKFAYTYNEDITDHRNNVIYNWDYQSAYCSPTGRVNIVNNYYKYGPATDSGVKNRIVYSEYDSKKLHVTGNFVYDYPNVTSDNWSEGVDGVPQKFDNPFPAPAVTTHTPEEALNIVLDHAGASIGRDAVDQRVVEEVQNGTGRSSTADSQSQLGGWPTLQADTAPTDSDHDGMPDNWESTEGLDPNDSSDRNLDPDSDGFTNLEEYLNSLVPVDYGTITEDTEPPVAPSNLEATTFSGDRIDLTWSDEADNERGFRIRYSDDNWNTQEEVTKAIANLTEASITGLDAETTYEFRIVAYNTKGESDTSNTASGTTLSADHYRVWTRSEGPGHLELDPAGGIYASGTEVTVTAVADSGYVFSSWLEYFEGVKNPETVTITTSIHIAAQFGEKNKAPTLYDFGPGPVEPGYMQVVASTQYTVSSGYGFTSTDGLDQRDRGDPDNILQDFVVAERRAEFKVDLNNNTYYITVRAGDQLSNAPNGPMDFYAEGEEVISGMSSDGGEFAAEQFSVDLVDEQLNLEMVHSNDEAGVWRINGLIISTTVPTVDEPGNMVTNFSLGQNFPNPFNPVTTIPYSINKQAHVLLTVYDISGREVAVLVNENQPSGRYTAKFDGSGLASGVYFYKLITPEKSVTKKFVLMR from the coding sequence ATGAGAAAGTCTTTTTTGTATTGGGGAATATACTTCCTTTTAATTCCGGCTTTTATGCAGGCCCAACAGGTCGCCTTTCCCGGTGCCGAGGGATTTGGTGCCTACACCACTGGTGGCCGCGGTGGATCTGTATATGAGGTGACAAACCTGAATAACTCCGGACCGGGCTCACTGCGGGAAGGGGTACGTATGAACAATGTGACTATAGTTTTCAGAGTTTCCGGATATATCGATCTTCAGTCAACACTCGAGATTACCGGCAGTAACATTACTATAGCAGGCCAGACTGCCCCGGACGATGGTATTTGTGTCCGGTATTACCCGACCAATATCCAGGGAAATAACGTCATTATCCGGTATATGCGTTTTCGGCTTGGCGATAAAAACAACCTGAGCTCCGACGCCTTCAATACCAACGATCGTGAAAATATTATAATTGATCACTGTTCCTTCAGCTGGGGTGGTGATGAAGTGGTCTCCTGGTACGGGAATGAGAATATGACGGTGCAATACTGTATGATGGGAGAAGGATTGGATTATAACAACCACTCCATGGTTGGGCTCTGGGGTGGGCAAACCAGCTACCATCACAACCTGATCTATTCATCCGGTACCCGGCATCCCAAGTTTGCCTACACCTACAATGAAGACATCACCGACCACCGGAACAACGTAATTTATAACTGGGATTATCAAAGCGCATACTGTAGCCCAACAGGTCGGGTGAACATTGTAAATAATTATTACAAATACGGACCTGCTACGGATAGTGGTGTTAAAAATCGTATTGTCTATTCCGAATACGATTCCAAAAAATTGCATGTAACGGGTAACTTCGTTTATGATTATCCTAATGTAACATCCGATAACTGGAGCGAAGGTGTAGATGGTGTGCCACAGAAATTTGACAATCCGTTCCCGGCGCCGGCGGTAACGACCCATACTCCGGAGGAAGCGTTGAATATCGTCCTGGATCACGCCGGGGCGTCTATCGGCCGGGATGCGGTTGATCAGCGTGTCGTAGAGGAGGTACAAAACGGTACCGGAAGGTCAAGCACGGCTGACAGTCAGAGCCAACTCGGTGGATGGCCAACGCTCCAGGCCGACACGGCGCCTACCGATTCCGACCACGACGGGATGCCGGATAACTGGGAGAGTACCGAAGGTCTTGATCCAAACGATTCGTCGGATCGGAACCTTGATCCGGACAGCGACGGTTTTACTAATCTGGAGGAATACCTGAACAGCCTGGTGCCGGTAGACTACGGAACCATAACCGAAGACACAGAGCCGCCTGTTGCACCTTCGAATCTGGAGGCAACCACATTTTCCGGAGATCGTATCGATCTCACATGGTCGGACGAGGCCGACAACGAGCGGGGATTCAGAATCCGGTATTCCGATGATAACTGGAATACCCAGGAAGAGGTCACCAAGGCAATCGCAAACCTGACCGAAGCTTCTATCACCGGATTGGATGCGGAAACAACCTACGAATTTCGGATTGTGGCCTACAATACCAAAGGCGAGTCTGACACCTCAAATACCGCATCAGGGACAACACTGTCTGCTGATCATTACCGTGTTTGGACCCGCTCGGAAGGACCGGGACACCTGGAACTTGACCCTGCCGGCGGTATTTATGCCAGTGGGACCGAGGTGACGGTAACGGCGGTGGCGGACAGTGGATATGTCTTCAGCAGCTGGCTTGAATATTTCGAGGGCGTTAAAAATCCCGAAACGGTCACCATAACCACCAGTATTCACATTGCAGCACAGTTCGGCGAGAAAAATAAGGCGCCCACCCTGTACGACTTCGGTCCGGGACCCGTGGAACCGGGATACATGCAGGTGGTTGCCTCCACGCAGTACACCGTATCTTCCGGGTATGGATTTACCTCGACGGATGGACTGGATCAGCGGGATCGCGGAGATCCGGATAACATTTTGCAGGATTTTGTTGTCGCAGAGCGTCGTGCGGAATTCAAGGTCGATCTCAACAATAATACATACTATATAACGGTAAGGGCCGGTGACCAGCTGTCAAACGCCCCGAATGGGCCAATGGATTTCTATGCAGAGGGAGAGGAAGTGATTTCCGGGATGTCCTCGGATGGCGGGGAGTTTGCCGCAGAACAATTCTCCGTAGATCTTGTCGATGAGCAGCTGAACCTGGAGATGGTCCACAGCAATGATGAAGCCGGAGTCTGGCGGATCAACGGCTTAATTATTTCCACGACGGTGCCGACCGTCGACGAACCGGGAAATATGGTAACGAATTTTTCTCTGGGACAAAACTTCCCCAACCCGTTTAACCCGGTGACTACAATTCCGTATTCCATAAATAAGCAGGCCCATGTGCTCCTGACCGTCTATGATATTTCCGGGAGGGAAGTTGCCGTTCTTGTTAACGAAAACCAGCCGTCCGGCAGATATACGGCAAAGTTTGATGGAAGCGGATTAGCCTCCGGAGTCTATTTTTATAAGCTTATCACACCGGAAAAGTCTGTAACAAAGAAATTTGTGTTAATGAGATAA
- a CDS encoding response regulator transcription factor, which yields MFKIFVADDHDLIREGFKNVINSEMDMEVVGEAKNAGDVIDFLHHQDCDVVVLDITMPGRSGLDVLKEIQSLDTRAKVLILSMHPEDRFAIRTLKAGAAGYITKEKAPDELVKAIRKVVAGGKYVSESLAENLIDALSGQDKGPPHIQLSDREYEVFELIAQGISTSNIAEKLSLSQSTINTYRIRVLDKLNMKNNAEIVKYAVNHGLIE from the coding sequence ATGTTTAAAATTTTTGTTGCAGACGACCACGATTTGATCAGGGAAGGATTTAAAAATGTAATCAACAGCGAAATGGATATGGAGGTGGTCGGAGAAGCAAAAAACGCAGGCGATGTCATCGATTTTTTACATCATCAGGATTGTGACGTAGTTGTTCTGGACATTACCATGCCTGGACGCAGCGGCTTAGACGTTCTTAAAGAAATTCAATCTCTGGATACAAGGGCAAAGGTGTTAATCCTGAGTATGCACCCCGAAGATCGGTTTGCTATCAGGACGCTTAAAGCGGGCGCGGCGGGATATATTACCAAGGAAAAGGCCCCGGATGAACTGGTAAAGGCTATCCGGAAGGTTGTGGCCGGCGGTAAATATGTAAGCGAATCGTTAGCCGAAAATTTAATCGATGCACTCAGCGGACAGGATAAAGGCCCGCCACATATCCAGTTATCAGACCGGGAGTACGAAGTATTTGAACTAATTGCTCAAGGGATTTCAACGAGCAACATCGCCGAAAAACTATCGCTCAGCCAGAGTACTATAAATACCTACCGCATCAGGGTACTGGATAAATTGAACATGAAAAACAACGCAGAAATAGTAAAATATGCAGTAAACCACGGACTCATTGAGTGA
- a CDS encoding glycoside hydrolase family 88 protein, with translation MHLVWILAILVCTGSVVDAQELPDKRDVLEDMILANGYFMNKWPDPGDSVTTNKTRPSHLWTRAVYYEGLMALYEIYPREEYYDYAVAWGESHEWGLWGGPTTRNADNQCCGQTYIDLYTKDPEEVKRIRKLKASMDMMVNTPQNDDWWWIDAIQMAMPVFAKLGVLYNDDSYFEKMYDIYMYTKTEHGDNGLYNPEDGLWWRDADFDPPYTEPNGEDCYWSRGNGWVFAGLARVLDVIPEDAPHREEYVKTFKEMAAAIKAVQRDDGFWNVSLHDPNHYGGKETTGTSLFTFGFAWGVNNGILAEEEYLKTALDGWNALATESLHDNGFLGYVQSTGKQPSAGQPVTYDSVPDFEDYGLGCFLMAGSEIYKLQ, from the coding sequence ATGCACCTGGTTTGGATACTCGCGATCCTGGTGTGTACCGGGAGTGTCGTCGATGCACAGGAATTGCCGGACAAGCGGGACGTGCTGGAGGATATGATTTTGGCCAACGGTTATTTTATGAATAAATGGCCTGATCCCGGCGATTCGGTCACCACAAACAAAACGCGCCCCAGTCATCTCTGGACACGCGCCGTGTACTATGAAGGCTTGATGGCGCTGTATGAGATTTATCCCAGAGAAGAGTATTACGACTATGCCGTCGCCTGGGGCGAATCTCATGAGTGGGGATTGTGGGGCGGTCCGACGACCCGGAATGCCGACAATCAGTGTTGCGGGCAGACATATATTGACCTGTATACCAAAGATCCGGAAGAGGTGAAGCGTATCCGGAAACTGAAGGCGAGCATGGATATGATGGTCAATACGCCACAGAATGACGACTGGTGGTGGATTGACGCCATTCAGATGGCAATGCCGGTCTTTGCGAAACTCGGTGTCCTGTACAATGACGACAGCTACTTTGAGAAAATGTACGATATCTACATGTACACCAAGACCGAGCACGGCGACAACGGCCTGTACAATCCCGAAGATGGGCTCTGGTGGCGGGATGCCGACTTTGATCCGCCGTACACGGAACCGAATGGGGAGGACTGCTACTGGTCCCGCGGCAACGGCTGGGTCTTTGCCGGGCTGGCCCGGGTGCTGGATGTCATCCCGGAAGATGCGCCGCACCGGGAAGAATACGTAAAAACATTTAAGGAAATGGCGGCAGCCATTAAAGCTGTACAACGGGATGACGGCTTCTGGAACGTCAGCCTGCACGATCCGAACCATTACGGCGGTAAAGAGACCACCGGAACCTCGCTCTTTACGTTTGGATTCGCCTGGGGTGTGAATAACGGCATCCTTGCGGAAGAGGAATACCTCAAAACTGCCCTGGACGGTTGGAATGCTCTGGCGACCGAAAGCCTGCATGACAACGGATTCCTGGGCTATGTCCAGTCCACAGGAAAACAGCCCAGCGCGGGACAGCCGGTGACCTACGACAGCGTCCCGGATTTCGAGGACTACGGTTTAGGCTGTTTTCTGATGGCAGGTAGTGAAATCTATAAATTGCAGTAG
- a CDS encoding alpha-glucosidase, which yields MRFRETLKWLPVIFTLVLLACAGSTADVSLENGYPVITIENPGDNPVVIAPVSEDEGSIGYEANGEITWVEGEPEMSKDGKNSVYTWAKSGVTLTLAKDGKDVMVNMSLDKSKESWEHWYVNLQASDDEYFTGALERVVDGPQSLSWAEGIETGMNLRGEVVGMKLKPTVSAYAPFYISSNNYGFFAKGTWPGEFDFAKTNPGFVKIKFQGPELFFKIYRADNPAAIIQQHALDTGPSYNPPKWSLGPWRWRDNHVHRETYYDGTGVNAPYNSELVEDILMMKAYDIPNSAYWVDRPWAKGPRGFSDYEWDPNRFPNAQEMIDWTREEHGMEFIVWIAPYIMGDMANYAKEQGYHMESNQRYQWEQVLMDFTNEEAVEWWGKEGPAKLAKMGVKGFKLDRADGEKLLDGTDMKTEAGTTYRENFNDYPVQYVEAAFEGVKPILGDDFLLFPRAQYTGSAKYGGLWAGDIRGMPEGLRAAVIALQRCSVMGYPVWGSDIGGYGRDFHREVTMRWLGFGAFSPIMEVGPTLDVGFWDLPGEPSYDTDLIATWRLYAKVRMKLIDYISEQSKVAQNSGMPIARPLFMIYPEQEEAWNDWQTYLFGPDILVSIIWRKGITSHEMYLPAGEEWVDAWNREKTYKGGQYVEVDAPQHKTPIFIRKGADIALGDLNALYEESLEIASEKPDLGKLEQAEGWR from the coding sequence ATGAGATTCCGTGAGACATTAAAATGGCTCCCAGTCATTTTTACGCTCGTTCTCCTGGCGTGCGCAGGTTCAACTGCGGACGTTTCTCTGGAGAATGGTTATCCGGTTATTACCATCGAAAATCCGGGCGACAATCCGGTTGTGATTGCGCCGGTTTCCGAAGATGAGGGCAGCATCGGATACGAAGCCAACGGAGAAATCACCTGGGTGGAGGGCGAGCCGGAAATGAGCAAAGACGGAAAAAACAGCGTGTACACCTGGGCTAAGTCTGGAGTCACGCTAACGCTTGCGAAGGACGGGAAAGATGTGATGGTGAATATGTCTCTGGACAAGTCGAAAGAGTCGTGGGAGCACTGGTACGTAAATCTGCAGGCCTCGGACGATGAATATTTTACCGGCGCGCTGGAACGCGTGGTAGACGGGCCGCAAAGTCTCTCCTGGGCAGAGGGAATCGAAACCGGTATGAACCTCCGTGGTGAAGTCGTAGGAATGAAGCTGAAGCCGACAGTCTCCGCGTACGCGCCTTTTTATATTTCATCGAATAATTATGGCTTTTTCGCGAAGGGAACCTGGCCGGGGGAATTCGATTTCGCAAAAACAAATCCGGGTTTCGTCAAGATAAAATTCCAGGGGCCGGAACTCTTCTTCAAGATCTACCGTGCCGATAATCCAGCCGCAATTATCCAGCAGCATGCGTTGGATACCGGCCCCTCATATAATCCGCCGAAATGGTCATTAGGGCCGTGGCGCTGGCGTGATAATCACGTGCATCGGGAGACCTATTACGACGGGACAGGGGTAAACGCGCCTTACAACAGTGAGCTTGTCGAAGATATCTTAATGATGAAAGCATATGATATCCCGAATTCGGCGTACTGGGTTGATCGTCCCTGGGCAAAAGGCCCGCGTGGCTTCAGCGACTACGAGTGGGATCCAAACCGATTTCCGAACGCGCAGGAGATGATTGACTGGACCCGGGAAGAACACGGTATGGAGTTTATCGTCTGGATTGCACCGTACATCATGGGTGACATGGCCAACTACGCCAAGGAACAGGGCTATCACATGGAGAGCAACCAGCGATATCAGTGGGAACAGGTCCTGATGGATTTCACCAATGAGGAAGCTGTGGAGTGGTGGGGCAAGGAAGGCCCAGCCAAACTCGCTAAAATGGGTGTCAAGGGTTTCAAGCTCGATCGTGCCGATGGCGAAAAACTCCTGGACGGTACCGACATGAAAACCGAAGCAGGCACAACATATCGTGAGAACTTCAACGACTATCCCGTGCAGTATGTGGAAGCCGCGTTTGAAGGCGTGAAACCAATCCTTGGCGATGATTTTCTCCTGTTTCCGCGGGCACAATATACCGGCAGCGCCAAGTACGGTGGGTTGTGGGCCGGCGACATCCGCGGTATGCCGGAAGGACTGCGTGCCGCAGTGATTGCGCTCCAGCGGTGCTCCGTCATGGGCTATCCCGTTTGGGGATCGGATATTGGCGGGTACGGCAGAGATTTTCATCGGGAAGTCACCATGCGCTGGCTCGGATTTGGCGCGTTTTCGCCGATTATGGAGGTCGGACCAACCCTCGATGTTGGTTTCTGGGACCTGCCAGGAGAACCATCCTATGATACAGACCTTATCGCCACCTGGCGACTGTACGCCAAAGTCCGCATGAAACTCATCGATTATATCAGTGAGCAGTCGAAAGTGGCGCAGAACTCCGGGATGCCTATCGCCCGGCCGCTTTTCATGATCTATCCGGAGCAGGAAGAGGCCTGGAACGACTGGCAAACCTATCTGTTCGGCCCGGATATTCTGGTGTCTATCATCTGGCGAAAAGGAATCACCTCACACGAGATGTATCTCCCGGCAGGGGAAGAATGGGTTGATGCCTGGAACAGGGAGAAGACGTATAAAGGCGGTCAATACGTGGAGGTGGACGCGCCTCAGCACAAAACACCGATATTCATCAGGAAGGGCGCAGACATCGCTCTCGGCGATCTGAACGCCTTATACGAGGAATCGCTGGAGATTGCGTCAGAGAAACCGGACCTGGGTAAACTTGAACAGGCCGAAGGATGGAGGTAA